GGGTGACCCCGGCGACGTCACCCTCGACGGGCAGGCCGAGCGTGTCGAGCCCCGGCACGTCCACGGCGTCCGTCGCCGTGGTCACCACCGGCTCGGCCTCCAGGACGGCGGCCACCTCACGCGCGAGCGCGTTCGCCCCGCCCTCGTGCCCGCCGAGCAGCGACACCGCGAACCGCCCCGCCTCGTCGACGCACACCACGCCCGGGTCCATGTGCTTGTCCCGCAGCAGGGGCGCGACGAGCCGGACCACGGCCCCCGTCGCCAGGAAGCACACCACCTGCTCGCACTCCGTGAACGCGCGCCGTACGGCGTCCCCCACGGAACCCTCGTACACGCGCGTACGCGACGGCCACGCCGACGCGAGCCGGTCGCGGGACACCGCCCCGGCCGCCGTGGCGGAAATCAGGCCGATCACTCAACTACTCCTTCGTTCAAGGAAGTCCACGGAAGTGGCGCTCTGTGCATCTGCATCAGGCCGTACGCCCCACACAAGGAACACCGGATTGGCCGCGGCGAGCCGCGAGACGTCGCCCGGCAGCGGCGCGAGCCGGGACGACTGGAGCAGAACCCCGTCGGTGACGAACCCGGCAGTGCCCAGTGCGTCCCGCACCGCGCCCACCCGGTCCACCGCCGCCACGGCGACCACCACGGACCGTCGCGTGCGTCGGGCGCACGCCGTCACGATCGCGGTCAGCTCACGCCCGCCCCCGCCGATGAACACGGCGTCGGGGTCGCTGAGATCGGACAGGACGGTGGGCGCCGCGCCGTGCACGACGCGTACGTCGACACCGTGGGCGGCGGCGTTGTCCCGGATCCGGGCCACGCCGTCCACGGTCTTCTCGACGGCCACGGCCGCGGCACCGAACCGCGCACACTCCACGGCGACCGAGCCGGAACCGGCCCCGATGTCCCACACCAGGTCGCCCGGGCGCGGCCCGAGCCGCGCGAGCGCGAGCGCCCGCACCTCGAACTTGGTGATCATCGAGTCGCGGTGCTCGAACTCGCCCTCGTCCAGGGCCCATCGGGACGGGGGACGGCCGGGACCCGCGAGGGTGCGCACCGGTGCGAGCACCCGCTTCTCGTCCAGGCAGAGCACCACGCTCACCGCGTCGCCCCAGTCACGGGCGGCGGCCTCCGACGGCGTGACGCGTTCAAGGCTCTCGTGGTCGGGGTCGCCGAGGCGGGACGCGACGACGAGCACGCGGTCGGCGCCGCGGTGCGCGAGTTCGGCGCCCAGCTCGGCAGGGCCCGCGCCAGGACCCGTCAGCACGGCGGTCTTCGGGTACGCGCGGCACACGTTGACCGCGGTCCGCAGGTCACGGCCGTGTGCGCTGACCACCGCCGCGTCGTCCCACGGAAGGCCGACGCGCGCGAACGCCGTCGCCACCGACGACACCCCCGGCCGCACGTCGAGCGCCGCGGACCCGAACCGCTCGGCGAGCGCCCGCACGATCCCGAAGAACCCGGGATCGCCGGACGCCAGCACCGCGACGCCCTGACCCTTCTCGTTCTCGACGTATCGCTCGACCGCGTCCAGCGCCGGGGCCAGCGGCCCGAGCACGACCCGCTCCGCCCCGGGAGCCAGCAGCGCCCCGGCCGCGTCGAGATGACGCCGCCCTCCGACGACAAGAGCGGCGGACGACAGGGCCGGATCCGGGGACAGCGGCGCCCCCGTCCCCGTACCGAAGACCGTGATCACGACTGGGCCTGTGCGGATTTCCCGGCCCGCAGCGCCGCCCGCGCCTCGGGGTCGGCCTTGCGGAAACCGTGGAAGTGGCCCGGGTGGTAGAGGTGCGAACGCGTGCCCTCCGCGTCCAGGGCCGGGCCGACCAGGAACAGCGTGTGCTTCCACAGCTTGTGCTGCTTCACGGTCTCCTCCAGCGTGCTGATCGTGCACTTCACGATCAGCTCCTCCGGCCAGGTCGCCTGGTACGCGACGACGACCGGCGTCGACGTCGGGTAGCCGCCCTCCAGAAGCTCACGCACCAACTGCCCGCTGCGCGCCGCCGACAGGAACAGCGCCATCGTCGTGCCGTGCCGCGCGAACTCCCGCACCTCCTCGCCCGGAGGCATCGGCGTCTTGCCGCCGCCGAGCCGCGTCAGGATCACGGACTGCGCGACCTCGGGGATCGTCAGCTCGCGCTGCACGAGCGCGGCCACCGCCGAGAACGACGAGACACCCGGGATCACCTCCGTCGCGATACCGAGCCGCGCGCACCGGTCGACCTGCTCCTGCGTGCCGCCCCACAGCGCCGGGTCCCCGGAATGGATGCGCGCGACCCGCAGCCCGTCGCGGTGCGCCCGCTCGTACACGGCGACGACGTCCTCCAGCGACATCGTCGCCGAGTCCAGGATCTCCGCGCCCTCGCGCGCGTGGTCGAGGACCTCCTCCTGCACCAGGCTGGCCGCCCAGATGACGACATCGGCGTCCGCGATGGCGCGCGCGGCGCGGAACGTGAGCAGATCGGCGGCGCCGGGCCCGGCACCGACGAAGGTCACCTTGCCGGTGGTTGCTTCGGGCATGACTGGGGTCCTCTCGGGGATGGACGTCGTACGCGTGAGGATCACGCGGTCGTACACGGTTCGGTCGTACGGAGGTACGGGAGCGGTATCGGACGGGTCGGAAGGTGCGGTTCAGCCGGTCCCGGGCGTGCGCGGACAGTACCGATCCGCTAGCAAAGGACCATGGCCGTCCTCGTCGCACTTGGCTCGTTCGTGATGACACTCGTCGGCGGCTGGACCGCCCACCACGTCACCGACCGGCGCCACTTGGTGCTCGGATTCGCCGGCGGCCTGATGCTCGGCGTGGTCGGTTTCGACCTGCTTCCGGAGGCCCTGCACGGCGCGGGCAACGAGATCTACCAAGTGCCGGCCGCGCTGCTCCTGTTCGTCGCGGGCTTCCTCGCCGCGCACATCGTCGAGCGGCTGCTCGCGATGCGCCAGGCCGCGCACGGTGCGCAGGAGGGCGAGGAACAGGTGCCCCAGGTCGGCCTCGGCGCCGCCTCCGCGATGGTCGGGCACAGCGTCGCGGACGGCGTCGCGATCGGCGCCTCGTTCCAGGTGAGCAGCACCATGGGGTACACCGTCGCGCTCGCCGTGATCACGCACGACTTCGCCGACGGCTTCAACACGTACACGATCACCGCCGCCTACGGGAACGCCCGCCGCAAGGCACTCGCGATGGTCGGCGCGGACGCGCTCGCGCCGGTGGTGGGCGCCGCGTCGACGCTGCTGTTCACCATCCCGGCGCAGGCCCTCGCCTGCTACCTCGGATTCTTCGGCGGCATTCTGCTGTACATCGCGGCCGCGGAGATCCTGCCGGAGGCCGGCCACCACCACCCGGCGCGCTCCACGCTCCTGTGCACGATCGCGGGCGCCGCCCTGATGTGGCTGGTGATCGGCGCGTCGGGGGACTAGGGCCTGTTCCGCCCCCCGGCGGGTCACAGTTTCCCGCCCCGTCCGCCGTCGCGCCGAGCGGGCGCGATCAGCGTCGACAGGTACGGCAGCGCGGCGTCGGTTCCCAGTTCGGCGGCGGGCCTGATGGACTCCTCGGGCAGCCCGAGCGCGGACCCCCACACGGCGTCCTGCGTCCGCCCGGTCTCGCGCAGCGCCGCGGCGACCTCGCCCGCGAGCCGCCCGAACTTGTACGCGACGACGGTGCCGGGCCCCGCGAGCGCCTCCTTGAGCACGGCCGAACCGGCGGTCACCGGCACGAGCGTCAGCGGCTCGGTGCCCTCGGTGAGCACGGCGCCGGACCGCGCGGCGAGGTCCTGCATGGCGGTGATGCCCGGCACGGTCTCGACGACGGTCCCCGGCACCAGCTCCTCGACGGTCAGGGCGAGATAAGTGAACGTGGAGTACACGTTCGGGTCGCCGATCGTCGCGAACGCGACGGAGCCGTGCTCCCGCAGGAGCGCCGCGACGCGCTCACCGGCCACGTCCCAGGCGGCCTCGCGCCGGGCCCGGTCCGAGCGCTCGTTGAGCGCGAAGACGACGCGGACGACTTTGTCGGCGGGCACGTAGTGCAGGACGGTCGCCTCGGCGCGGCCGGGCTCACCGCCATCGGTCCCGTCGGCCGCGGCCATCACCGGTACGACGACGACGGCGGCCTCGCGCAGGGCGTTCACGCCCTTCACGGTCACGAGCTCGGGGTCACCGGGACCCACGCCGACGCCGGTCAGCCGGTGCGTGGTGTTGCTGGTCATGACGGGGTGACTCCTTCGGTTGCCCGCGCGACTTCGGTTGCCTGCGCGACGATGCGCCGCGCCGCCTGGGGCACGGCGGCCCAGTGCACATGCAGATACGAGGCATGCACCCCGCCCTGCACAAACCCTTCGACGCGCCGCCCGGGACGCGTGATGCCCCACGCGGGGGAGGCGCCGGCCCCGGGTTCGACGACGGTGCGATGGAACTCGTGACCGCGCACCCGCGTCCCGTTCGCGGCCAGCACGCTGTCGGACACAGCGACGGCGTCCCGGTACCCGAGCGTCAGCCGCTCCGACATCCGCGCGTCGATGTCCAGAACCCCGCACATGGGCCGCCCGTCCAGGGACCGCGCCAAGTACAGCAGCCCCGCACACTCGGCGACGACGGGAGCCCCGGACCGCGCGAGGTCCCCGACGGCCTTGCGCAGCGGTTCATTGGCGGACAGCTCGGAGGCGTACACCTCCGGAAAGCCCCCACCGATGACCAACGCCTGTGTCCCGTCCGGGAGTTGCTCGTCCCGAAGTGGATCGAAGGACACGACGTCGGCCCCGGCCGCTGCCAGCAGCTCGGAGTGCTCGGCATAGGAGAAGGTGAAGGCGGCACCACCGGCCACGGCAACGCGAGGGTTGCCCCCCTTGCGGTCCGGCAATTCCGGTGCGTCCGGCCTATCCAGCCTGTCCCGCGTTCGAGGACCGGGGTCCGGGGCGGAGCCCCGGTTTCGGGAAGGGGCGGGCTCGGGGAAAGAATCCCCCACCGCCGCTGCCGCATCCCAAGCCGCAGCCCCCAACGAAGGAGCACTACGCGCCACGGCGTACAGCGCGTCCAGGTCACACCCGACCCGCACCAACTCGGCCATCGCGGCCACAGCCGCAACCGCCTCCGCCCCCCGCTCGGCCGCCGGCACAAGCCCCAGGTGGCGCGAGGGAGTCACCACTTCCCCACCCCGGCGCAAGGCGCCGAACACCGGCACCCCCGACTCGTCCAGCGCCTCGCGCAGGATCGCCTCGTGCCGGTCGGAGCCGACCTTGTTGAGGATCACCCCGGCGAGCCGCACCTCAGGATCGAACGACGCAAAACCATGCACGAGCGCGGCCACGGACCGCGCCTGGGACGACGCGTCGACAACGAGCACGACCGGCGCCCGAAGCAGCTTCGCGACATGCGCGGTCGACGCCAGCTCTCCCTGACCGGAGGCCCCGTCGAAAAGCCCCATCACGCCCTCGACGACGGCGAGATCGCACCCCCGCGCCCCGTGCGCGAAGAGCGGCGCCACCAGCTCGGACCCGCACATGTACGCGTCGAGGTTGCGCCCGGCGCGCCCCGTGGCGAGCGCGTGGTAGCCGGGGTCGATGTAGTCGGGCCCGACCTTGTGCGGCGACACGGCGAGCCCGCGTCCGGCGAACGCCGCCATCAGACCCGTCGCGACGGTCGTCTTGCCGCTGCCCGACGAGGGCGCGGCAATGACGAGCCGTGGCAGGGACGAACTCACCACTCGATGCCCCTCTGGCCCTTCTGGCCCGCGTCCATCGGGTGCTTGACCTTGGACATGTCGGTGACCAGGTCGGCGAAGTCCACCAGCTTCTCGGGGGCGTTGCGCCCGGTGATCACGACGTGCTGGGTCCCGGGCCGGTCCCGCAGCACGGAGACGACCTCGTCCGTGTCGATCCAGCCCCAGTGCATCGGGTAGGCGAACTCGTCGAGCACGTACAGCTGGTACGTCTCGGCGGCGAGGTCACGCTTGACCTGCTCCCAGCCCTCGCGGGCCTTCTCCTCGTTGTCCATCTGCGCGTCGCGCTGGACCCAGGACCAGCCCTCGCCCATCTTGTGCCAGTCGACGCTCCCGCCCTCGCCGCTCGCGCCGAGGACGCGCAGCGCGTTCTCCTCGCCGACCTTCCACTTCGCCGACTTGACGAACTGGAACACCCCGATCGGCCAGCCCTGGTTCCAGGCGCGCAGGGCGAGCCCGAAAGCCGCCGTCGACTTGCCCTTGCCGATGCCGGTGTGGACGACGACGAGCGGCCGGTTGCGCCGCTGCCGCGTCGTGAGCCCGTCGTCCGGCACGACGCTCGGCTGTCCCTGAGGCATTACGCGGCCCTCCTGCTGTTCGACTGCAGACCCTGCATTTGTCGGACCTCCTTCACGAGCCCGGCGATGGAATCGGCCCGCAGCTCGTCGAGCGTCACCGCCGTCCCGCCCAGCTCGCCCGCCAGCTGACCGGCGAGCCCGAGCCGCACAGGGCCCGACTCGCAGTCCACGACGACCGACGCCGTTCCCTCGGCGGCGAGCAGCCGCGCCGCACGCCCCGCGAGCGCCACCGGCTCAGGACCGCCCGTCGCGCGCCCGTCGGTCACCACGACGACGAGCGGCCGGCGCGCCGGGTCCCGCAGTCGCTCCACGCGCAGCACGTCGTGCGCCTTCAGGAGCCCGGCGGACAGCGGCGTACGCCCACCGGTGGGCAGCGACTCGAGCCGTACGGCGGCCGCGTCCACGGAGGACGTCGGCGGCAGTGCCACCTCGGCCGAGGATCCGCGGAACGTCACGAGCCCCACCTTGTCCCGCCGCTGGTACGCGTCGAGGAGCAGCGACAGGACAGCGCCCTTCACGGCGCTCATCCGCTGTCGCGCCGCCATCGACCCGGAGGCGTCGACCACGAAGAGCACGAGGTTGCCCTCGCGGCCCTCCCTGGTCGCCTGCCGCAGATCGTCACGCCGCACCACGAGCCCGGGACCGGAACGCCCGCGCGCCCGCTGGTGCGGGGCAGCGGCCTGCACGGTCGCCGCGAGGTGCAGCTTGGTGAGCGCGCCACGCGGGCGCCGCGCACCCGTCGTACGCCCGTGCTCCGTACGGGCCCGCGAGCGCCGCCCCGCGGCACCCTCACCGAGTCCGGGCACGCTCAGCATCTTCGTACGGAAGGGCTCACCGGCCCGGGCGGCCGCCTGCTCGCCGCCGCCCGCGGGAGCCTTCTGCTCGCCGCTCTCGGCGGGCTCGCCCTGCGCCGGGATGTCGGCGGCCTGGTCCCCACCCGTGTCGGGGCCGTTGCCCTCGGGCGCGTCCTGGGGCGGCTGCCCGCCACCGCCGCCGGGGCCGTCCCCGCCGCCGTCACCGTCAGGATCGGGCTCGTCGTCCTGCCCGCCGAACTCCTCAAGAGTGTCGTCGAGCTTGTCCTCGTCGAGCCCCGGCGCGTCGAACGGGTTGCGGCGCCTGCGGTGCGGCAGCGCGAGGAGCGCGGCCTGCCGCACGTCCTCGGCCAGCACGTCCGTGCGGCCCGCCCACGCGGCGAGCGCCGTCGCCGTACGCGCCATCACGATGTCCGCGCGCATCCCGTCGACCTCGAACGCGGCGCACGTCGCGGCGATCTGCCGCAGCGCGGCGTCGCCGAGCCGCACCGAAGGCAGCAGGTCACGGGCCGCGACGATCCGCGCCCGTACGGCGGACTCCTCCTGCTCCCACTTCCCGGCGAAGCCCTCGGGGTCGTCGTCGTAGGCGAGGCGCCGCTTGACGACCTCGACGCGCTGGTCGGGCTCGCGGGAGGCGGCGACCTCCACGGTGAGACCGAACCGGTCGAGCAACTGCGGCCGCAGCTCGCCCTCTTCGGGGTTCATGGTGCCGACGAGCAGGAAGCGCGCGGCATGCCGCACGGACACGCCCTCACGCTCCACGTACGAGGCGCCCATCGCGGCCGCATCCAGCAGCAGGTCCACCAGGTGGTCGTGCAGCAGGTTCACTTCGTCGACGTACAGGATCCCGCGGTGCGCGTCGGCGAGGAGCCCCGGCTCGAAGGCCTTCACGCCCTCGGCGAGCGCCCGCTCGATGTCGAGCGCGCCGACGAGCCGGTCCTCGGACGCGCCGACGGGCAGCTCGACCATGCGGGCGGCACGTGAGGTGCCGGGTCCGGGCTCGTGCGGGCCGTCCGGGCACGCCGGGTCCGGGGCGCCGGGCGCACACGAGAAGCGGCACCCGGCGACGACCTCGACCTCGGGAATGAGGGCCGAGAGGGCGCGTACGGCCGTGGACTTGGCCGTGCCCTTCTCGCCGCGCACGAGCACCCCGCCGACGGCGGGGCTGACCGCGTTCAGCAGCAGCGCGAGCCGCAGGTCGTCCTGCCCGACGAGCGCGGTGAACGGATAGGGGGTACTCACTGGTCGTCGCCCTCCAAGTCGCCCTCAAGTTCCAGATACGTGGCCCGCAGCCGCTCCAGCGTCTGCGCGTCCGGCTCGGCCCACAGGCCGCGCTCGGCCGCTTCGAGCAGCCGCTCGGTGATGCCCCGCAGGGCCCACGGGTTGGACTTCTTCATGAAGTCCTGGTTCTCCGCGTCGAAGACGTACTCGGCCGACAGCTTCTCGTACATCCAGTCGTCGACCACGCCGGCCGTCGCGTCGTACCCGAAGAGGTAGTCGACGGTGGCGGCCATCTCGAAGGCGCCCTTGTAGCCGTGGCGGCGCATCGCCGCCATCCAGCGCGGGTTGACCACACGGGCGCGGAACACCCGGTGGGTCTCCTCGCCGAGCGTGCGGGTCTTCACCTGGTCGGGCACGGCGGAGTCGCCGACGTACGCCTCGGGGGAGGCCCCCGTCAGATGCCGCACCATGGCGACCATGCCGCCGTGGTACTGGAAGTAGTCGTCGGCGTCGACGAGGTCGTGCTCGCGGGTGTCGACGTTCTTCGCCGCCACGTTGATGCGGCGGAACGCCGTCTCCATGTCGCCTCGCGCCGCCCGCCCGTCGAGCCCGCGCCCGTACGCGTAGCCGCCCCACACCGCGTACACCTCGGCGAGGTCCGCGTCGGACTGCCAGTTGCGGGCGTCGATCAGCGGCAGCAGCCCGGCGCCGTACGCGCCCGGCTTCGACCCGAAGATGCGGGCCGTGGCCCGCCGCCGGTCGCCGTGCTCGACGGTGTCCTGTTCGACATGGGCGCGTACGTGGTTCTGCTCGGCGCTCTCGTCGAGCGCGGCGACGGCCTGCACGGCGTCGTCGATCAGGCCCACGACGTGCGGGAACGCGTCGCGGAAGAAGCCGGAGATACGGACCGTCACATCGATGCGCGGACGCCCGAGTTCGGCGGCCGGCACGATCTCGAAGCCGGTGACACGGCGCGAGGCGTCGTCCCACACGGGGCGGCAGCCGAGCAGCGCGAGGATCTCCGCGATGTCGTCGCCCTGCGTACGCATCGCCGAAGTGCCCCACACCGTCAGGCCCACGGACTTGGGGTACTCGCCGGTGTCGGCCAGATAGCGCGCGACGAGCGAGTCGGCGAGCGCCTGCCCGACCTCCCAGCTCAGCCGCGAGGGGATCGCCTTCGGGTCGACGGAGTAGAAGTTGCGGCCCGTCGGCAGCACGTTGACCAGACCGCGCGTCGGCGACCCGGACGGTCCCGCGGGCACGTATCCGCCGTCGAGCGCGCGCAGGATGTGCCCGATCTCGTCCGTCGTACGGGCGAGCCGCGGCACGACCTCACGGCACGCGAACTCCAGCACCGCCACGGCGTCCGGGAGTTCGGTCCCGACGACGTCGCGGACGAGCGCGGGGACGGCAGCGGCGTCCCAGCCGCGCTCCTCCATGCCCTCGGCCGCGCGCCGGCACAGCTGCTCCAGGAGGTCGATCGCGTCGGCGGCGCTGCGGGCGGGACCGCTGACGAGGTCCGTCAGTTCGGCCGGCACCTTCACGGGGGCGCCGGGCTCGCCGAGCAGCTCCTTCTCGACCAGGCCGAAGTGCTCGGCCAGGCAGGCGCGCAGGCCGGGCAGCGCGTTCGCGGTGCCGCCCCACACCTGCGAGGCGCGCAGCACGGCGAGTACGAGGTTCACGCGCGGCTCGCCGACCGGGCCGCCGCCCAGGATGTGCAGACCGTCGCGGATCTGCACGTCCTTGATCTCGCACAGATAGCCGTCGATGTGCATCACGAACTCGTCGAAGTCGCCGTCGTCCGGCTGCTCGTCGACATGCAGGTCGTGGTGGAGCTCGGCGGCCTTCACCAGCGTCCAGATCTGGGCGCGCACGGCAGGGGCCTTCGTCGGGTCCAGGTCGGAGACGAGCGCGTACTCGTCGAGGAGCTGCTCCAGCTTCGCGAGATCGCCGTACGTGTCGGCGCGCGCCATCGGCGGCACCAGGTGGTCGACGACCGTGGCGTGCCCGCGGCGCTTGGCCTGCGTGCCCTCGCCCGGGTCGTTCACGATGAACGGGTAGATCAGCGGCAGCTCGCCGAGGACCGCGTCGGGCGCACAACTCCCGCTCAGGCCGAGGCCCTTGCCCGGCAGCCACTCCATGGTGCCGTGCTTGCCCATGTGGATGACGGCGTCCGCGCCGAAAGAGTTCTCCAGCCAGCGGTACGCGGCCATGTAGTGGTGCGACGGCGGCATGTCCGGGTCGTGGTAGATCGCGATCGGGTTCTCGCCGAAGCCGCGCGGCGGCTGGATCATCACGACGACGTTGCCGAACTGGAGCGACGCGAGCACGATGTCGTCGCCGTCGACGTAGAGGGAGCCCGGCGGCTCGCCCCATGCCTCCAGCATCCCGTCGCGCAGCTCGGGCGCCAGCTTGTCGAACCAGGCGCGGTAGTCGGCGAGCGGCACGCGCGCGGGCGCCGACGCCAACTGGTCCTCGGTGAGCCACTCGACGTCGTGGCCGCCCGCCTCGATGAGCCGGTGGATCAGCTCGTCACCGTTGTCGGGGTAGCCGTGGACTCCGTAACCGGCCTCGCGCAGCGCGTCCAGGACGCGGACGGCGGAGGCCGGCGTGTCGAGGCCCACCGCGTTGCCGACCCGCGAGTGCTTGGTCGGGTAGGCCGTGAAGACGACGGCGAGCTTCTTCTCGCCGTTCGGCTTGTGGCCGAGACGCGCGTGGCGTACGGCGATTCCGGCGACGCGCGCGGCCCGCTCGGGGTCGGCCGCGTACACCGGGACGCCGTCGGGGCCCTCCTCCTTGAAGGAGAACGGCACGGTCACGATCCGGCCGTCGAACTCGGGGATCGCGACCTGCATCGCCGCGTCCATCGGCGACAGGGCGGCGTCCGACGCCTCCCAGGCCGCCTTCGACGACGTGAGGCAAAGACCCTGCAGGACGGGGATGTCGAGGTCGGCGAGCGCGCCGATGTCCCAGGCCTCCTCGTCGCCGCCCGCGGACGCCTGCGAGGCGTGCGTGCCGCCCGCCGCGAGCACGGTCGCGACCAGGGTGTCGGCCTCGCCGAGCAGCTCGTACAGGCCGGGGTCGGCGCCGCGCAGCGAACCGCAGTACACCGGAAGGGCGTTGACGCCGCGCGCCTCGATCGCGTCGCACAGCGTGTCCACGAACGCGGTGTTCCCGGACAGCTCGTGGGCGCGGTAGAAGAGCACGCCGACCGTCGGGCGGCCCTCGACGCGGGCACGGCGGCCGTGCACCCCGTATTCGGGCATCTTCTGCGGCTCGGCGCTGTGCCGCTCCTGCG
The DNA window shown above is from Streptomyces sp. NBC_01445 and carries:
- a CDS encoding ZIP family metal transporter, which gives rise to MAVLVALGSFVMTLVGGWTAHHVTDRRHLVLGFAGGLMLGVVGFDLLPEALHGAGNEIYQVPAALLLFVAGFLAAHIVERLLAMRQAAHGAQEGEEQVPQVGLGAASAMVGHSVADGVAIGASFQVSSTMGYTVALAVITHDFADGFNTYTITAAYGNARRKALAMVGADALAPVVGAASTLLFTIPAQALACYLGFFGGILLYIAAAEILPEAGHHHPARSTLLCTIAGAALMWLVIGASGD
- a CDS encoding cobyrinate a,c-diamide synthase yields the protein MSSSLPRLVIAAPSSGSGKTTVATGLMAAFAGRGLAVSPHKVGPDYIDPGYHALATGRAGRNLDAYMCGSELVAPLFAHGARGCDLAVVEGVMGLFDGASGQGELASTAHVAKLLRAPVVLVVDASSQARSVAALVHGFASFDPEVRLAGVILNKVGSDRHEAILREALDESGVPVFGALRRGGEVVTPSRHLGLVPAAERGAEAVAAVAAMAELVRVGCDLDALYAVARSAPSLGAAAWDAAAAVGDSFPEPAPSRNRGSAPDPGPRTRDRLDRPDAPELPDRKGGNPRVAVAGGAAFTFSYAEHSELLAAAGADVVSFDPLRDEQLPDGTQALVIGGGFPEVYASELSANEPLRKAVGDLARSGAPVVAECAGLLYLARSLDGRPMCGVLDIDARMSERLTLGYRDAVAVSDSVLAANGTRVRGHEFHRTVVEPGAGASPAWGITRPGRRVEGFVQGGVHASYLHVHWAAVPQAARRIVAQATEVARATEGVTPS
- the cobO gene encoding cob(I)yrinic acid a,c-diamide adenosyltransferase, which encodes MPQGQPSVVPDDGLTTRQRRNRPLVVVHTGIGKGKSTAAFGLALRAWNQGWPIGVFQFVKSAKWKVGEENALRVLGASGEGGSVDWHKMGEGWSWVQRDAQMDNEEKAREGWEQVKRDLAAETYQLYVLDEFAYPMHWGWIDTDEVVSVLRDRPGTQHVVITGRNAPEKLVDFADLVTDMSKVKHPMDAGQKGQRGIEW
- the cobM gene encoding precorrin-4 C(11)-methyltransferase, whose amino-acid sequence is MPEATTGKVTFVGAGPGAADLLTFRAARAIADADVVIWAASLVQEEVLDHAREGAEILDSATMSLEDVVAVYERAHRDGLRVARIHSGDPALWGGTQEQVDRCARLGIATEVIPGVSSFSAVAALVQRELTIPEVAQSVILTRLGGGKTPMPPGEEVREFARHGTTMALFLSAARSGQLVRELLEGGYPTSTPVVVAYQATWPEELIVKCTISTLEETVKQHKLWKHTLFLVGPALDAEGTRSHLYHPGHFHGFRKADPEARAALRAGKSAQAQS
- the cobI gene encoding precorrin-2 C(20)-methyltransferase, producing MTSNTTHRLTGVGVGPGDPELVTVKGVNALREAAVVVVPVMAAADGTDGGEPGRAEATVLHYVPADKVVRVVFALNERSDRARREAAWDVAGERVAALLREHGSVAFATIGDPNVYSTFTYLALTVEELVPGTVVETVPGITAMQDLAARSGAVLTEGTEPLTLVPVTAGSAVLKEALAGPGTVVAYKFGRLAGEVAAALRETGRTQDAVWGSALGLPEESIRPAAELGTDAALPYLSTLIAPARRDGGRGGKL
- the cobN gene encoding cobaltochelatase subunit CobN, giving the protein MSTVLLLSTADTDLLAARASGAPYRIGNPTRVDVQSELPELLDGVDIAVVRLLGGKRAWEDGLAALKASGVPTVLLGGESVPDAELMAESTVHAGAVAEALRYLVEGGPGNLVELARFLVQDVLRGGHGRAGSTQERHSAEPQKMPEYGVHGRRARVEGRPTVGVLFYRAHELSGNTAFVDTLCDAIEARGVNALPVYCGSLRGADPGLYELLGEADTLVATVLAAGGTHASQASAGGDEEAWDIGALADLDIPVLQGLCLTSSKAAWEASDAALSPMDAAMQVAIPEFDGRIVTVPFSFKEEGPDGVPVYAADPERAARVAGIAVRHARLGHKPNGEKKLAVVFTAYPTKHSRVGNAVGLDTPASAVRVLDALREAGYGVHGYPDNGDELIHRLIEAGGHDVEWLTEDQLASAPARVPLADYRAWFDKLAPELRDGMLEAWGEPPGSLYVDGDDIVLASLQFGNVVVMIQPPRGFGENPIAIYHDPDMPPSHHYMAAYRWLENSFGADAVIHMGKHGTMEWLPGKGLGLSGSCAPDAVLGELPLIYPFIVNDPGEGTQAKRRGHATVVDHLVPPMARADTYGDLAKLEQLLDEYALVSDLDPTKAPAVRAQIWTLVKAAELHHDLHVDEQPDDGDFDEFVMHIDGYLCEIKDVQIRDGLHILGGGPVGEPRVNLVLAVLRASQVWGGTANALPGLRACLAEHFGLVEKELLGEPGAPVKVPAELTDLVSGPARSAADAIDLLEQLCRRAAEGMEERGWDAAAVPALVRDVVGTELPDAVAVLEFACREVVPRLARTTDEIGHILRALDGGYVPAGPSGSPTRGLVNVLPTGRNFYSVDPKAIPSRLSWEVGQALADSLVARYLADTGEYPKSVGLTVWGTSAMRTQGDDIAEILALLGCRPVWDDASRRVTGFEIVPAAELGRPRIDVTVRISGFFRDAFPHVVGLIDDAVQAVAALDESAEQNHVRAHVEQDTVEHGDRRRATARIFGSKPGAYGAGLLPLIDARNWQSDADLAEVYAVWGGYAYGRGLDGRAARGDMETAFRRINVAAKNVDTREHDLVDADDYFQYHGGMVAMVRHLTGASPEAYVGDSAVPDQVKTRTLGEETHRVFRARVVNPRWMAAMRRHGYKGAFEMAATVDYLFGYDATAGVVDDWMYEKLSAEYVFDAENQDFMKKSNPWALRGITERLLEAAERGLWAEPDAQTLERLRATYLELEGDLEGDDQ
- the cbiE gene encoding precorrin-6y C5,15-methyltransferase (decarboxylating) subunit CbiE; the encoded protein is MITVFGTGTGAPLSPDPALSSAALVVGGRRHLDAAGALLAPGAERVVLGPLAPALDAVERYVENEKGQGVAVLASGDPGFFGIVRALAERFGSAALDVRPGVSSVATAFARVGLPWDDAAVVSAHGRDLRTAVNVCRAYPKTAVLTGPGAGPAELGAELAHRGADRVLVVASRLGDPDHESLERVTPSEAAARDWGDAVSVVLCLDEKRVLAPVRTLAGPGRPPSRWALDEGEFEHRDSMITKFEVRALALARLGPRPGDLVWDIGAGSGSVAVECARFGAAAVAVEKTVDGVARIRDNAAAHGVDVRVVHGAAPTVLSDLSDPDAVFIGGGGRELTAIVTACARRTRRSVVVAVAAVDRVGAVRDALGTAGFVTDGVLLQSSRLAPLPGDVSRLAAANPVFLVWGVRPDADAQSATSVDFLERRSS
- a CDS encoding putative cobaltochelatase, yielding MSTPYPFTALVGQDDLRLALLLNAVSPAVGGVLVRGEKGTAKSTAVRALSALIPEVEVVAGCRFSCAPGAPDPACPDGPHEPGPGTSRAARMVELPVGASEDRLVGALDIERALAEGVKAFEPGLLADAHRGILYVDEVNLLHDHLVDLLLDAAAMGASYVEREGVSVRHAARFLLVGTMNPEEGELRPQLLDRFGLTVEVAASREPDQRVEVVKRRLAYDDDPEGFAGKWEQEESAVRARIVAARDLLPSVRLGDAALRQIAATCAAFEVDGMRADIVMARTATALAAWAGRTDVLAEDVRQAALLALPHRRRRNPFDAPGLDEDKLDDTLEEFGGQDDEPDPDGDGGGDGPGGGGGQPPQDAPEGNGPDTGGDQAADIPAQGEPAESGEQKAPAGGGEQAAARAGEPFRTKMLSVPGLGEGAAGRRSRARTEHGRTTGARRPRGALTKLHLAATVQAAAPHQRARGRSGPGLVVRRDDLRQATREGREGNLVLFVVDASGSMAARQRMSAVKGAVLSLLLDAYQRRDKVGLVTFRGSSAEVALPPTSSVDAAAVRLESLPTGGRTPLSAGLLKAHDVLRVERLRDPARRPLVVVVTDGRATGGPEPVALAGRAARLLAAEGTASVVVDCESGPVRLGLAGQLAGELGGTAVTLDELRADSIAGLVKEVRQMQGLQSNSRRAA